Proteins found in one Lachancea thermotolerans CBS 6340 chromosome C complete sequence genomic segment:
- the CAC2 gene encoding Cac2p (similar to uniprot|Q04199 Saccharomyces cerevisiae YML102W CAC2 Component of the chromatin assembly complex (with Rlf2p and Msi1p) that assembles newly synthesized histones onto recently replicated DNA required for building functional kinetochores conserved from yeast to humans): protein MEASNLQIYWHESQPIYSLCFQSTGPPKARRLVTAGGDNKIRVWQLNFEERNAFRVDSIDFLSSLTQHEQAVNVVRFNSTDDILATAGDDGQLLLWKKNDSMAKEFGVDEEEFADFKESWHVWKRLRPATTGGASEIYDLCWSPDDNYIVTGSMDNSVRVFDVNEGSCVASAVDHNHYVQGVAWDPQNEFILSQSADRSVHLHKLVRDAGGAISGLKFSSKITKGDLPCRKAPNSTELELDNVKSAFLFHNETLPSFFRRLAISPCGNLVCVPAGIFKNCDSQSESGNGNDELANAVYLFTRAYLEKHNNRPSLVIPFLKKPALVISFNPHLYQLSKQDHPCVKLPYKLLFAVATSDEVLIYDTETAKPVCIVGNLHYTPITDLSWSKDGAMLMISSTDGFCSYISFKNEMLGNLYDNEVQKGIQTNEAISTAPIKKPSIVNILPIKRKSSPRDKNPSEQITSAQVESKVQVQQVSNISKPSDSHDETKPTKRRVKPTLLL from the coding sequence ATGGAGGCATCCAACCTTCAAATATACTGGCATGAATCCCAGCCAATTTATAGTTTATGTTTTCAGTCGACTGGGCCGCCGAAGGCTCGAAGGCTCGTCACTGCGGGAGGCGACAATAAAATACGAGTGTGGCAGCTGAACTTCGAAGAGCGGAACGCTTTCAGAGTCGATAGCATCGACTTTCTCTCTTCGCTTACACAGCACGAACAAGCAGTCAATGTTGTGCGATTCAACTCTACAGACGACATTTTGGCTACAGCTGGGGACGACGGACAGCTTCTTCTATGGAAGAAAAACGATTCCATGGCAAAAGAGTTTGgagttgatgaagaggagttTGCAGATTTTAAAGAATCATGGCACGTATGGAAGCGCCTGCGGCCAGCAACGACGGGAGGAGCTTCTGAGATTTACGATCTATGTTGGAGCCCGGACGATAACTACATCGTAACAGGGTCTATGGATAACAGTGTGCGCGTGTTTGATGTCAATGAAGGTTCCTGTGTTGCGTCCGCTGTTGACCACAATCATTACGTGCAGGGCGTTGCTTGGGATCCTCAAAACGAGTTCATCCTGTCCCAATCAGCGGACCGGTCAGTCCACTTACACAAGCTGGTGCGAGACGCCGGTGGTGCTATATCGGGTTTGAAATTCTCCAGCAAAATAACCAAGGGTGACCTGCCTTGCCGAAAAGCACCAAACTCTACAGAGCTGGAACTTGACAATGTCAAGTCTGCATTTTTATTCCATAACGAAACATTGCCATCGTTTTTTCGAAGACTAGCGATTTCGCCTTGTGGGAATCTAGTATGTGTTCCAGCAGgaattttcaaaaactgcgaTAGCCAATCTGAGAGTGGCAATGGTAACGATGAGCTGGCTAATGCGGTATATCTTTTTACAAGGGCTTATTTGGAGAAACACAACAATAGGCCGTCCCTTGTAATAcccttcttgaagaagccaGCCCTCGTTATTTCATTCAACCCTCATCTCTATCAGCTTTCTAAACAGGACCATCCATGTGTTAAACTACCTTATAAGCTTTTGTTTGCTGTTGCCACTTCTGATGAGGTTTTGATATATGACACGGAAACCGCTAAACCAGTTTGCATAGTGGGGAATCTACACTACACACCTATAACGGATCTGTCGTGGTCCAAGGACGGCGCGATGCTAATGATCTCATCGACTGACGGGTTCTGCTCCTATATCTCTTTTAAAAACGAAATGCTGGGGAACCTATACGATaatgaagttcaaaaaggtaTTCAAACCAATGAGGCTATTTCAACGGCACCTATCAAAAAGCCGTCTATTGTAAATATCTTGCCCATCAAGAGGAAATCCTCACCTAGAGACAAAAATCCTTCGGAACAAATAACTTCTGCACAAGTCGAAAGTAAAGTGCAGGTGCAGCAAGTATCGaatatttcaaagcctAGTGATAGCCATGATGAAACGAAACCCACTAAGCGCAGGGTTAAGCCAACGCTGCTTCTGTAA
- a CDS encoding KLTH0C04400p (similar to uniprot|P38428 Saccharomyces cerevisiae YMR264W CUE1 Endoplasmic reticulum membrane protein that recruits the ubiquitin-conjugating enzyme Ubc7p to the ER where it functions in protein degradation contains a CUE domain that binds ubiquitin to facilitate intramolecular monoubiquitination): protein MDSYSLTFFVIVIATFISVKWLLKSESHPSAQRAEASVSATSSSRSTNQSSSTRRRKRRTVTDNMIEVVQSLAPNLHIEQIRYNLEQTGSVEETVEAFLRGDEFSFPPGYTPEVPEPTSHQNTNGSETADPRKKSNIHPDNLLAKYKVDPSEDMSNVDYLSLSIEERKRFLVWQARRDMARTLQQDETLSALLK from the coding sequence ATGGATTCATATTCGCTTACATTTTTTGTTATTGTAATCGCAACGTTCATTTCGGTGAAATGGCTCCTTAAGTCTGAGTCTCATCCTTCTGCGCAACGCGCAGAGGCCAGCGTTTCAGCTACCAGCTCATCCCGTTCAACTAACCAAAGCAGTTCTACAAGAAGGCGGAAGAGAAGAACTGTGACAGATAATATGATTGAGGTAGTACAGAGCCTAGCCCCCAATTTACACATAGAACAAATTCGGTACAATTTAGAACAAACTGGCTCAGTAGAAGAGACAGTTGAGGCGTTCCTTAGGGGAGACGAGTTCTCATTCCCGCCAGGTTACACTCCAGAGGTACCAGAGCCAACTAGCCACCAAAATACCAACGGTTCAGAAACTGCCGATCCcagaaaaaagagcaaTATCCACCCAGACAATCTATTGGCAAAGTACAAAGTTGATCCAAGCGAGGACATGAGCAATGTTGATTATCTTTCTCTCAGTATTGAAGAACGCAAGAGATTTTTGGTCTGGCAGGCAAGAAGGGACATGGCACGCACCCTGCAGCAAGACGAAACCCTTTCGGCGCTTCTCAAATAA
- a CDS encoding KLTH0C04422p (weakly similar to uniprot|P53133 Saccharomyces cerevisiae YGL117W Hypothetical ORF), with protein MVESVPKALSSNRLLLSQIANELCASLAKPTLELIDILIEALMYPRGNGNSLMDWTLDAENHSVLAEKHQYVHEDLGYGCILELVHARQLLAKLNTRMPTPSPDFTVTLLTISEEIHDVLVHLLAHLKGQANRSTESDLYKNIVRENLPHFRHSFCNFNTLDNILRQLREFSENTSSSNGEGFQIAPKTMESIKTFSSDNSHWFEELMLGSQALREYLLLQDYHTDYLDRINTSSIPRGISSEIHSSDFGIFLQVRKSKLKISHRKVF; from the coding sequence ATGGTCGAATCCGTGCCTAAAGCATTGTCTAGTAACAGGCTGCTGCTTTCCCAAATTGCGAATGAACTGTGCGCATCATTAGCCAAACCTACGCTGGAGTTGATTGACATTCTAATTGAAGCGTTGATGTACCCTCGAGGCAACGGAAACTCGCTCATGGACTGGACGCTTGACGCCGAAAATCACTCCGTACTTGCAGAGAAACATCAGTACGTTCACGAAGATTTAGGTTATGGGTGTATTTTAGAATTGGTTCATGCGAGACAACTGCTGGCTAAGCTAAACACAAGGATGCCCACGCCATCGCCAGACTTTACAGTTACTCTACTAACGATATCGGAAGAAATACATGACGTGCTGGTGCATCTTTTGGCGCATCTGAAGGGCCAGGCAAATCGTTCTACGGAATCAGACCTTTACAAAAACATTGTACGAGAAAACTTACCGCATTTTCGCCACTCCTTCTGTAACTTCAACACTTTGGACAACATTTTACGTCAGTTGCGGGAATTCTCTGAAAATACAAGTAGCAGCAATGGTGAGGGTTTCCAAATCGCTCCTAAAACCATGGAAAGCATCAAAACGTTCTCTTCCGACAACTCGCATTGgtttgaagagctgatGCTGGGGTCGCAGGCGCTGAGAGAATATCTGCTTTTGCAAGACTACCATACAGACTATCTTGATAGAATCAATACTTCTAGTATACCAAGAGGCATTTCTTCCGAAATTCATTCATCAGATTTTGGTATTTTCCTGCAAGTGAGAAAGTCCAAGCTCAAGATTTCTCATCGTAAGGTGTTTTAA
- the SAP30 gene encoding Sap30p (similar to uniprot|P38429 Saccharomyces cerevisiae YMR263W SAP30 Subunit of a histone deacetylase complex along with Rpd3p and Sin3p that is involved in silencing at telomeres rDNA and silent mating-type loci): MPPKSHNSNSESESRTRSGAANHTGANSSAGTRNNGKQRLTTAQQQYLRDLIKTHVHNNHPCNFEKPHPVDFEAYSDDFLRRYKDHFQLPLEDNLSLPGYLLGSKLGEKTYSSKRNAPNIPDARVTKKQLATEVKRHFMSYGVKETECIPAFIYKVKNQKRRFRMEFKPT; the protein is encoded by the coding sequence ATGCCTCCCAAGTCACACAACTCTAACTCGGAGTCGGAGTCTAGGACCAGAAGTGGTGCAGCCAACCACACTGGTGCGAACTCCTCCGCGGGCACAAGGAATAACGGCAAACAAAGACTCACGACCGCACAGCAGCAGTACCTACGGGATCTGATCAAAACGCATGTGCACAACAATCACCCGTGCAATTTCGAGAAGCCCCACCCTGTAGATTTCGAGGCCTACTCAGACGACTTTTTGCGTCGTTACAAGGACCATTTCCAGCTTCCGTTGGAGGACAACCTCTCATTGCCAGGATACCTTTTGGGCTCGAAGCTCGGAGAAAAGACGTACAGTTCGAAGCGCAATGCCCCGAACATACCGGACGCGCGAGTCACCAAGAAACAACTCGCCACAGAGGTTAAGCGGCATTTCATGTCCTACGGCGTCAAGGAGACAGAGTGCATCCCCGCTTTCATTTACAAAGTCAAGAATCAGAAGAGGAGGTTTAGAATGGAATTCAAACCTACATAG
- a CDS encoding putative endodeoxyribonuclease (similar to uniprot|P38430 Saccharomyces cerevisiae YMR262W Hypothetical ORF) yields the protein MGALYVDAHCHVTTSVERQNVALKVPEVAIERCFMSNNTFDWHQVKCLGSSDQKGLSSIGFGVHPWYSHLYYTGEVPATAQGHYQQVLQGGSAEELEQVIAQLPPPTGLSEYIANEFDPARVCCVGEIGLDKLFRLPGNGFYQGDQRAPLGRVRVRIEHQVQIFKKLCALAVKHSLPVSVHCVKCPSLMYDLCKEHLLPHAGVKICLHSFTGSLETLESFWLAQFPHERLFVSVSRYINFKAVESGLQLLQKLPLKCVLTETDFTWDTTEPDRLLQELEFLVQQVAEAYQLDSPEVAKGAIYQNFQRFKGH from the coding sequence ATGGGAGCTCTATACGTAGACGCACACTGCCACGTCACAACGAGTGTCGAAAGACAAAATGTAGCGCTAAAAGTGCCAGAAGTTGCGATTGAGCGATGCTTTATGTCCAACAACACGTTCGATTGGCACCAGGTAAAATGTTTGGGTTCTAGCGACCAAAAGGGTCTCAGTTCGATCGGGTTTGGCGTGCATCCTTGGTACAGCCACTTATATTACACTGGCGAGGTGCCTGCCACAGCCCAAGGTCATTACCAACAGGTGCTTCAAGGTGGGAGCGcagaggagctggagcaggtGATCGCGCAGTTACCGCCTCCAACCGGTCTCTCAGAATACATAGCGAATGAGTTCGATCCGGCGCGTGTGTGCTGTGTAGGTGAGATCGGACTCGACAAGCTGTTCCGGCTGCCTGGAAATGGATTCTATCAGGGCGACCAGCGCGCACCCCTAGGCCGGGTGCGCGTGAGAATAGAGCACCAAGttcaaatcttcaagaaactgtgtGCGCTGGCCGTAAAACATTCTTTACCGGTCTCAGTTCACTGCGTGAAATGCCCCAGCCTCATGTATGACCTGTGCAAGGAGCATCTGCTACCGCACGCAGGCGTCAAAATCTGCTTGCACTCATTCACAGGATCTCTAGAGACGCTTGAGAGTTTCTGGCTGGCCCAGTTCCCTCATGAAAGGCTGTTTGTTAGTGTGTCCCGTTACATTAATTTCAAAGCCGTCGAGTCGGGcctccagctgctgcagaagctgccGCTCAAGTGTGTTCTCACAGAAACAGACTTCACCTGGGATACCACGGAACCGGACCGGCTTTtgcaagaacttgaattCCTGGTTCAACAAGTTGCGGAAGCATATCAGCTGGACTCTCCCGAAGTTGCAAAGGGCGCTATTtatcaaaactttcaacGTTTCAAAGGCCATTAA
- the TPS3 gene encoding trehalose 6-phosphate synthase/phosphatase complex subunit (similar to uniprot|P38426 Saccharomyces cerevisiae YMR261C TPS3 115 kD regulatory subunit of trehalose-6-phosphate synthase/phosphatase complex and to YML100W uniprot|P38427 Saccharomyces cerevisiae YML100W TSL1 123 kD regulatory subunit of trehalose-6-phosphate synthase/phosphatase complex; homologous to TPS3 gene product), giving the protein MVVIVVSLFLPFQPQFEIDASEGDAAALIESQPVKLPSNSYAGPESGDSLRKNRANSVHSNSPFLGSDLGDSEHANPGVSREADGTPAKGPVTDISSEKFMENLTANAHNTGATGTPVNPIHNHANTSVEEFFSSHSSAAPLANLNQSGASSKNYSATSTPGTEAIFSPVPTHDPTANLLRNVNKSLYQNVVSGGASPVLPAAFEGNTPPQASQPSGTVITPKSRELPDLNSSVVDLPKAKQQQYSLPAMRRVHRKSSNASPPPVEAKEFKAQPHLAKHALVPSALKNEVIEESDSDNFLSDNEGDERSRVPQFGGYSNTARTRSALLRGSKNIFGRVPWKIVASGKGNGGLKNAITTAAAEKTIPEPVKWIGTMGIPTDSVPGNVLKDVSNELSSNYNSVAIISDDITFKGAYKNFCKQILWPTLHYQIPDNPKSKAFEDHSWNYYQDLNQSFADKIVETYNDGDIIWIHDYHLMLVPGMVRQKIPDAKIGFFLHVSFPSSEVFRCFAQRESILNGIVGANYVGFQTEEYARHFLQTANRLLMTDVDTKTLKYRGRVIEVGSAPIGIDAFILESELRSEQVQNWRQLIRGRWAGKKLIIGRDQFDRIRGLRKKLLAYERFLRANPDYVSRVVLIQICLGSDKDPDLEREIMIVVDRINALSPDISVSQPVVFLHQDLEFAQYLALNCEADMFLITTMREGMNLTCHEFIVCSREKNAPLLLSEFTGSASTMKDGAFLINPWDTKQIAQDIKTALDLSPEEKRRRWKELYKSIMRNDSDFWIKHSLSEINTSWDFNQERSTVFNLSLDSLLSSYKSSKKRVFILKLSEPPTARIISILSDLSATNIVYAFSSFSRNMMERLYTRTPNVGLVAENGAFVRLNGHWFNIVEDNSWKDDVIKVIEDKVERLPGSYYKAGESLVRFHAENAEDQDRVSGVVGEAITHINTLFGDRGIHAYLHKNIVFVQQVGLALKAVQFLMGYFNSISSTTNTTPQHSVENSPLLSPMMSQGMANDVTSPGAQSSGSSYFSLGRNVTHVDFLAITGSSSPVIEPLFDYVNDLAKKRSIKTGYSVVYGISSLSTYAKDHVEGLNELFSMLEKLIESHQN; this is encoded by the coding sequence ATGGTTGTTATTGTTGTATCACTGTTTCTGCCATTCCAGCCACAATTTGAGATCGATGCATCCGAAGGCGACGCAGCGGCTTTGATCGAGTCGCAGCCCGTTAAGCTACCTTCGAATAGCTATGCAGGCCCTGAAAGTGGTGATTCACTGCGCAAGAATAGGGCAAACTCGGTACACTCGAATTCTCCCTTTCTTGGATCCGATCTGGGCGACTCTGAGCATGCGAACCCTGGTGTGTCGCGCGAAGCGGACGGAACACCAGCCAAAGGGCCTGTGACTGATATTTCTTCAGAAAAGTTTATGGAAAACTTGACAGCCAATGCTCACAACACAGGAGCAACTGGTACGCCTGTGAACCCAATTCACAATCACGCGAACACGTCAgttgaagagtttttctCGTCTCACTCCAGCGCTGCGCCTTTGGCTAACCTCAACCAGAGCGGAGCCTCGAGCAAAAACTATTCCGCGACGTCAACACCGGGTACCGAAGCCATCTTTAGTCCAGTCCCCACACACGACCCCACAGCAAACCTTCTGAGAAATGTCAACAAATCACTATACCAGAATGTTGTGAGTGGTGGTGCCAGCCCTGTGCTACCAGCGGCCTTCGAGGGAAATACCCCGCCTCAGGCCTCACAACCTTCCGGTACTGTCATCACGCCAAAATCTAGAGAGCTTCCGGACTTGAATTCAAGCGTCGTTGACCTCCCTAAGGCTAAGCAACAACAATACTCACTGCCGGCAATGCGGAGAGTGCACAGGAAGTCTTCAAACGCGTCACCTCCTCCTGTAGAAGCAAAGGAGTTTAAGGCACAACCTCATTTGGCTAAGCACGCGTTAGTGCCGTCTgccttgaaaaatgagGTCATTGAGGAGAGCGATAGCGACAATTTCCTTTCGGACAACGAAGGCGACGAAAGGTCAAGAGTTCCTCAATTTGGCGGATATTCCAACACTGCtagaacaagaagcgccTTGCTTCGGGGCTCGAAGAACATCTTTGGTAGAGTCCCTTGGAAGATTGTTGCCTCCGGAAAGGGTAACGGTGGCCTGAAGAATGCTATTActactgctgctgcggAAAAGACAATCCCAGAGCCAGTCAAGTGGATTGGTACCATGGGCATTCCAACCGATTCAGTTCCAGGTaacgttttgaaggatgttTCCAATGAGCTGTCATCGAATTACAACTCCGTTGCAATTATTTCCGATGACATAACATTTAAGGGGGCCTACAAAAACTTCTGTAAGCAGATCTTGTGGCCCACTTTACACTATCAAATTCCTGATAATCCTAAGTCCAAGGCATTTGAGGACCATTCGTGGAACTACTATCAGGATTTGAACCAGTCCTTTGCTGACAAAATCGTCGAAACCTATAACGATGGAGATATTATCTGGATTCATGACTACCATCTGATGCTGGTACCGGGTATGGTTAGGCAAAAGATTCCAGACGCTAAGATAGGATTTTTCTTGCACGTATCATTTCCAAGTAGTGAGGTTTTCAGATGCTTTgctcaaagagaaagcaTCTTGAATGGAATTGTTGGCGCAAATTACGTGGGATTTCAAACCGAAGAGTACGCGCGTCACTTCCTGCAGACTGCAAACAGATTGTTGATGACCGACGTTGATACTAAAACCCTCAAATACAGAGGGCGTGTTATAGAAGTCGGGAGTGCGCCAATCGGGATTGACGCTTTTATCTTGGAGTCAGAATTAAGAAGTGAGCAGGTTCAGAATTGGCGGCAACTAATTCGTGGCAGATGGGCCggaaaaaagctcattaTTGGGCGCGATCAGTTCGATCGGATCAGGGGgctgagaaagaagctacTTGCTTACGAGCGCTTTTTGCGCGCAAACCCTGACTACGTTTCTCGCGTTGTCTTGATTCAAATTTGCTTGGGATCAGATAAAGATCCGGATTTGGAGCGGGAAATCATGATAGTAGTTGACAGGATAAACGCGTTATCGCCAGATATTAGTGTCTCGCAACCTGTTGTCTTCCTCCATCAAGACCTTGAATTTGCGCAATATCTGGCTTTGAATTGCGAAGCCGACATGTTCTTGATTACAACCATGAGAGAAGGAATGAATTTAACTTGCCATGAATTTATTGTATGCTCGAGAGAGAAAAATGCTCCTCTTTTGCTTTCAGAATTTACTGGTAGTGCATCTACCATGAAAGACGGAGCCTTCCTCATCAATCCATGGGACACAAAACAAATTGCTCAAGATATAAAAACGGCACTGGATTTGTCACCAGAGGAAAAGAGGCGTCGCTGGAAAGAGCTCTATAAGAGCATTATGAGAAATGATTCAGATTTTTGGATTAAACATTCACTTTCAGAGATCAACACTTCCTGGGACTTTAACCAGGAAAGGTCAACGGTATTCAACTTGTCCCTGGATAGTTTGCTGTCTTCTTACAAATCTTCCAAGAAGCGTGTCTTTATTCTAAAACTGTCTGAACCACCTACCGCCAGAATCATCTCAATTCTCTCAGACCTGAGTGCTACTAACATTGTTTATGCATTCAgttcattttcaagaaacatGATGGAAAGACTATACACGCGTACTCCTAACGTTGGCCTTGTCGCTGAGAATGGTGCGTTTGTTAGGCTAAACGGCCATTGGTTCAACATAGTCGAAGACAACTCGTGGAAAGACGACGTTATTAAAGTTATCGAGGATAAGGTTGAGAGGCTTCCTGGCTCCTACTACAAGGCTGGTGAATCCCTTGTCAGATTCCACGCGGAAAATGCAGAAGATCAGGATCGCGTTAGCGGAGTGGTTGGTGAAGCTATCACTCATATTAACACGCTCTTCGGCGACAGAGGTATTCACGCTTATTTGCACAAGAACATTGTGTTTGTTCAACAGGTTGGCCTTGCATTGAAAGCAGTCCAATTTTTGATGGGCTATTTCAATTCCATCAGCTCTACCACAAACACCACGCCTCAGCACTCGGTTGAGAACTCTCCTCTTTTGAGTCCTATGATGTCTCAGGGCATGGCGAATGATGTTACATCGCCTGGTGCTCAAAGCTCTGGCAGCTCGTACTTCAGTCTTGGCAGGAATGTCACCCATGTTGACTTTCTAGCCATCACAGGATCTTCCTCACCTGTAATTGAACCATTGTTCGACTACGTTAACGATCTGGCGAAAAAGAGATCTATTAAAACGGGCTACAGTGTAGTCTACGGTATTTCCTCGCTCTCCACCTATGCCAAGGATCACGTAGAGGGTCTCAACGAGCTGTTTAGTATGCTTGAGAAACTAATTGAGTCGCACCAAAACTGA
- the TIF11 gene encoding translation initiation complex factor eIF1A (highly similar to uniprot|P38912 Saccharomyces cerevisiae YMR260C TIF11 Translation initiation factor eIF1A) has product MGKKNTKGGKKGRRGKNDSDGPKRELIYKDEGQEYAQITKMLGNGRVEASCFDGNKRMAHIRGKLRKRVWMGQGDIILVSLRDFQDDQCDVVHKYNLDEARTLKNQGELPENAKINETDNFGFESDEDVNFEFGNADDDDDDEDDDELDIDDI; this is encoded by the coding sequence ATGGGTAAAAAGAACACCAAGGGTGGTAAGAAAGGTAGAAGAGGAAAGAACGACTCCGATGGTCCAAAGCGTGAGTTGATCTACAAGGATGAAGGACAAGAATACGCCCAGATCACCAAGATGTTGGGTAACGGTAGAGTGGAGGCCTCCTGTTTTGACGGCAACAAGAGAATGGCGCACATCAGAGGTAAACTCAGAAAGAGAGTGTGGATGGGTCAAGGTGACATCATTCTAGTGTCTCTCAGAGACTTCCAGGATGACCAGTGTGACGTGGTACACAAGTACAATCTCGACGAGGCAAGgaccttgaaaaaccaGGGCGAACTGCCAGAAAACGCCAAGATTAACGAGACTGACAACTTCGGCTTCGAGTCTGATGAAGACGTCAACTTTGAGTTCGGAAACGCcgatgacgacgatgacgacgaggatgacgacGAGCTCGACATTGACGATatttaa
- a CDS encoding KLTH0C04532p (conserved hypothetical protein): MEDKYIGLVLAITSSLAIGSSFILTKMGLNAASERNNNEGAGYEYLKNPIWWGGMATMAVGEVANFAAYTFAPAIMVTPLGALSVIIGAVLAAIFLKEELGTLGKLGCAICLLGSVIIILHAPSDKDIETVDEILGYAMQPAFVLYALLVTAFAVFMISRVVPVYGTKNPMVYISICSTVGSISVMAIKAFGIALKLTLSGNNQFTHLSTYVFIIVVVVCIMTQMNYFNKALDQFDTSIVNPLYYVTFTTATLTASFILFRNFDESNTKDSASLICGFLIIFSGVYLLNLARKKNHSRLFSHQQDVENIPLDNNIGGFVRKSFQGTHHRVASQTYQSEEMVHLTGEDEDVERFRV; encoded by the coding sequence ATGGAGGATAAATACATAGGACTCGTACTAGCCATcacctcttctttggccATAGGAAGTTCTTTCattttgacaaaaatggGCCTAAACGCTGCTTCCGAGAGAAACAACAACGAAGGGGCTGGCTATgagtatttgaaaaatccaATTTGGTGGGGAGGGATGGCCACGATGGCTGTTGGTGAGGTAGCTAACTTCGCGGCATATACCTTCGCGCCTGCAATTATGGTTACTCCGCTAGGTGCGCTATCTGTAATTATCGGTGCAGTCTTGGCGGCGATATTTCTcaaggaagagcttggaACTCTAGGAAAGTTGGGGTGTGCCATATGTCTCCTTGGTTCCGTGATCATTATATTGCATGCTCCATCTGacaaagacattgaaacTGTCGATGAAATCTTGGGTTACGCCATGCAGCCTGCATTTGTACTCTATGCTTTGCTGGTGACTGCATTTGCAGTTTTTATGATTTCTAGAGTGGTTCCCGTCTATGGAACGAAAAACCCCATGGTTTACATATCTATATGCTCCACGGTGGGATCTATTTCGGTGATGGCAATCAAGGCATTTGGAATTGCTTTGAAGTTGACTTTAAGCGGCAATAATCAATTCACGCATCTTTCTACCTACGTCTTCATAATCGTTGTGGTTGTATGCATTATGACACAAATGAATTATTTCAACAAGGCGCTGGATCAATTTGATACATCTATTGTGAACCCTCTTTACTATGTGACATTTACGACTGCGACTCTTACCGCTTCCTTCATTTTGTTCCGTAACTTTGATGAAAGCAACACAAAGGACTCCGCGTCATTAATATGCGGGTTTCTCATTATCTTTTCTGGTGTTTACCTTTTGAATTTGGCtagaaagaagaaccacAGTAGACTATTCAGCCATCAGCAGGATGTAGAAAACATTCCTCTGGACAACAATATTGGAGGGTTTGTGAGaaaatcttttcaaggtaCGCACCACCGCGTGGCCTCACAGACGTACCAGAGTGAAGAAATGGTGCACTTGACTGgcgaagacgaagacgtTGAACGGTTTCGTGTCTAA